GTAGAGGATGCGCTCCTGAAGAGCCGGATGAGGGAAAACTTCACGTCCGGTTCTGTGAGGGGGCTCATAGTCACCCCGGAGCTATTACTCCATCAAGAGGTAGGCTATGAGCTCTACTCGACATACCACCAAGGCCAAACATGAGCAGCGGCCCGAAGTGCGCGTCTCGCTTCAGACCGATGATCACTTCACGCCCACCGTCGATCTCCTTCTGGACGAGCACGCCCTCAATGCGTCGCGCGCTCGTGTAACGTTCTGCCCGGTGCACAAGCTCGAAGAACGTTTCTCGTACCATATCACGTTCGATACCCAGCTTCACGCCGCCGACATCCGTTTTGTGCATGATATCCGGTGAGAGCACCTTCATCACGACGGGATAGCCGATGCGGTCCGCGATCACGAGCGCCTCATCCGCCGTTTTCGCGGCGCCGTATGGTGAGACGGGGATGCCATACGCCTCCAATACGGCGAACCCTGCGGATACCAACCCCATTCCCGTCTCCTCACGATCTCGCAGCGCCAGTATTCGCTCGACTGCGGATCGGTCAACGGTGAAGCGCGGAGGTACTGCCGATACCTTCGTGCGCCGTTCGCTGTACCTCATTACCGCGTAGAGCGCGTCTACCGCGCGCACAGGATCAAAATAATTCGTGATGCCGTGCTGCTTTAGCCGTTCCACGGTCGACGCGATCGCGTCAGCGCTCATGAAGACGGGTATAACCGGTGTGTGCTCATTCACCTTCAGGACGTGGTCGCCTGCGGTTTCAAATGCGATCGGCGCGGTTGGCGAGAGTATCGCGATGATCGCACCCACGCGATTGTCCGCGGCGACGATAGTAAGGGCATGAGCGAACTTCTCGGAATCCGCATCGCCACGTACGTCCACGGGGTTGTACACGTTCGCCAGATCCAGGGCGCGCAGATGCTCGATCGTCGCGCGATTGAAGGCGGCGAACGGGAGTCCAAGGCGCCCGATCTCGTCCGCAGCCATCACACCGGGGCCGCCGGAGTTCGTGACCACCGCGACACCGCCTGTAATGTGCCGGATACGCGCGAGGGTGAGCGAAAAGTCGAAGAGCTCGCTGATCGAGTTCGCTTCGATCACGCCGGTTTGACGGAA
The window above is part of the Methanomicrobia archaeon genome. Proteins encoded here:
- a CDS encoding CoA-binding protein → MLDRLFNPRSIAIIGATPKAGKVGNTILRNVCAVHHSTRTAGETPPQIYAVNPKYTAVLDLPCYPSVTRIEERVDLAVIVVPACHVPELLEQCGSSSITNAIVISAGFKEAGRDGAVLEAELIRISKRYGIQLVGPNCLGVINTHAGLNATFGTVMPASGKIAFLSQSGAFALAVIDWAIPARMGLSKLVSQGNKAVLDESDFIEFLATDDETDVITMYLEDIRDGRRFMELARSISETKPVVVMKSGKTEAGTKAASSHTGSIAGSVDAYRTAFRQTGVIEANSISELFDFSLTLARIRHITGGVAVVTNSGGPGVMAADEIGRLGLPFAAFNRATIEHLRALDLANVYNPVDVRGDADSEKFAHALTIVAADNRVGAIIAILSPTAPIAFETAGDHVLKVNEHTPVIPVFMSADAIASTVERLKQHGITNYFDPVRAVDALYAVMRYSERRTKVSAVPPRFTVDRSAVERILALRDREETGMGLVSAGFAVLEAYGIPVSPYGAAKTADEALVIADRIGYPVVMKVLSPDIMHKTDVGGVKLGIERDMVRETFFELVHRAERYTSARRIEGVLVQKEIDGGREVIIGLKRDAHFGPLLMFGLGGMSSRAHSLPLDGVIAPG